Proteins found in one Brachyspira murdochii DSM 12563 genomic segment:
- the clpP gene encoding ATP-dependent Clp endopeptidase proteolytic subunit ClpP: MDLERNYMTIPYVIEQTSRGERSYDIYSRLLKDRIIFLGGEINDDVANIVIAQLLFLESADPEKDISLYINSPGGVVTAALGMYDTMQYVKPDVATLCVGQAASAGALLLAGGAKGKRFATANSRIMIHQPSGGSRGMVTDMEIQLKETIRLKSILNNIMANHTGQDIKKLEADMDRDYFMSADEAKDYGIIDKVFSSRE; this comes from the coding sequence ATGGATTTGGAGAGAAATTATATGACTATACCTTATGTAATAGAGCAAACTAGCAGAGGGGAGCGTTCTTACGATATATACTCAAGGCTTTTAAAAGACAGAATTATATTTTTGGGCGGAGAGATTAATGATGATGTTGCTAATATAGTTATAGCACAGCTTTTATTTTTGGAATCTGCTGACCCAGAAAAAGATATTTCTTTATATATAAACAGCCCGGGAGGAGTTGTTACAGCTGCTTTGGGTATGTATGATACTATGCAGTATGTTAAGCCAGACGTTGCTACTTTGTGTGTAGGGCAGGCTGCTTCAGCAGGTGCTTTGCTTCTTGCAGGAGGGGCTAAAGGTAAAAGATTTGCTACTGCTAATTCAAGAATAATGATTCACCAGCCTTCAGGCGGTTCAAGAGGTATGGTTACTGATATGGAGATACAATTAAAAGAAACTATACGCTTGAAAAGCATACTTAATAATATTATGGCTAATCATACAGGTCAGGATATTAAAAAACTTGAAGCTGATATGGATAGAGATTATTTTATGAGTGCTGATGAAGCTAAAGATTATGGAATAATAGATAAGGTTTTCTCTAGCAGAGAATAA
- the clpX gene encoding ATP-dependent Clp protease ATP-binding subunit ClpX → MSKKGNDKKEVCSLCGRELKELSRYIEGNEGYLCSDCSAIANDYFNMNVQKKKSKEKDYEIKILPPKQIKSLLDEYVIGQNYAKKVLSVAVYNHYKRITQSAEDKNDVEIEKSNVLLIGPTGSGKTLLARTLAKALNVPFAIADATTVTEAGYVGDDVENILLRLIQNADGDIKLAEKGIIYIDEIDKISRKSESRSITRDVSGEGVQQALLKIVEGTVATVPPHGGRKHPHQDNLHIDTSNILFICGGAFIDIEKSIAERTSKKGLGFAAEVNSMDNLNYDEIMKNISTEDLVKYGLIPELIGRLPVIATLEELKEEELLQILKEPKNALTKQYQKLFSYDNIELKIDDEALKVIVKKTMEEHTGARGLRALFERVMLDAMYDMPDDNKEKKVFELDKEYVESRLGTVNE, encoded by the coding sequence ATGTCTAAAAAAGGTAATGATAAAAAAGAAGTTTGTTCTCTATGCGGAAGAGAATTAAAAGAATTAAGCCGATATATTGAAGGTAATGAAGGATATTTATGTTCTGATTGTTCTGCTATAGCAAATGACTATTTTAACATGAATGTTCAAAAGAAAAAATCTAAAGAAAAAGATTATGAAATAAAAATACTTCCTCCTAAGCAGATAAAATCTTTGCTTGATGAATATGTTATAGGTCAGAATTATGCTAAAAAAGTTTTATCTGTTGCAGTTTATAACCATTATAAAAGAATAACTCAAAGTGCAGAAGATAAAAATGATGTAGAAATAGAAAAGTCTAATGTACTTTTGATAGGTCCTACAGGAAGCGGTAAAACTTTACTTGCTCGTACTTTAGCTAAGGCTTTGAATGTGCCTTTTGCTATAGCTGATGCTACTACTGTAACAGAGGCTGGATATGTGGGTGATGATGTTGAAAATATTTTACTCAGACTTATACAGAATGCTGACGGCGATATAAAATTAGCAGAAAAAGGTATAATATATATTGATGAAATAGATAAAATTTCACGCAAAAGTGAATCCCGCTCAATTACAAGAGATGTATCAGGTGAAGGCGTACAGCAGGCATTATTAAAAATTGTAGAAGGTACTGTTGCTACTGTTCCTCCTCATGGCGGAAGAAAACATCCTCATCAGGATAATTTGCATATAGATACTTCTAATATACTTTTTATATGCGGCGGGGCTTTTATCGATATAGAAAAGTCTATTGCTGAACGTACCTCTAAAAAAGGTTTGGGTTTTGCTGCCGAAGTTAATTCTATGGATAATCTTAATTATGATGAGATAATGAAAAATATTTCTACAGAAGATTTGGTTAAATACGGACTTATACCAGAGCTTATAGGAAGGCTTCCAGTAATAGCTACTTTAGAAGAGTTAAAAGAAGAAGAGCTTTTGCAGATACTAAAAGAGCCTAAAAATGCTTTGACTAAACAGTATCAAAAATTATTTTCTTATGACAATATAGAATTAAAAATAGATGATGAGGCATTAAAAGTTATAGTGAAAAAAACTATGGAAGAGCATACAGGAGCAAGAGGATTAAGAGCTTTATTTGAACGTGTTATGCTTGATGCTATGTATGATATGCCTGATGATAATAAAGAAAAAAAAGTTTTTGAGCTTGATAAAGAATATGTTGAAAGCAGATTAGGTACTGTAAACGAATAA
- the efp gene encoding elongation factor P yields MLPVNDLRKGDAIILDGETYLVVDAHFHRAQQRKANVKTKLKNMLKGNMIEKTFSSTESVEEADLSYKKAQYLYEEGDSYVFMILDNYEQVHVSADILGESKYYLLDNSEVDLQYINDEVTAVRFPIHVVLEVTYTEPGFKGDTTGTTLKPAKLETGIEINVPLFINIGDKIKVDTRDDSYVERVNK; encoded by the coding sequence ATGTTACCAGTAAATGATTTAAGAAAAGGCGATGCTATAATTTTAGACGGAGAGACTTATTTAGTTGTAGATGCTCACTTTCATAGAGCTCAGCAGAGAAAAGCAAATGTAAAAACTAAATTAAAAAATATGCTTAAAGGAAATATGATAGAAAAAACTTTTTCATCTACTGAAAGTGTTGAAGAGGCTGATTTATCATATAAAAAAGCTCAGTATCTTTATGAAGAAGGCGATAGTTATGTATTTATGATACTTGATAATTATGAACAAGTTCATGTAAGTGCTGATATATTAGGCGAGAGTAAGTATTATTTATTAGATAACAGCGAAGTTGATTTACAATACATTAATGATGAAGTTACAGCAGTACGTTTTCCTATACATGTGGTATTGGAAGTTACTTATACAGAACCGGGTTTTAAAGGGGACACTACAGGCACTACATTAAAACCTGCTAAACTTGAAACTGGTATTGAGATTAATGTACCTTTGTTTATAAATATAGGTGATAAAATTAAAGTTGATACTAGAGATGACAGTTATGTTGAACGTGTAAATAAGTAA
- a CDS encoding peptide ABC transporter substrate-binding protein — protein MIKKNIFIIIMLSFIALSCSSKPSSNDNNSIVISLGGEVATIDPHLNTASAGTVYIRHFFEGLMKKDKDGNLVGGMAENYKMSEDGLSYIFYLRTNAKWSDGKPVTADDFVYSYRRFVDPKTAAPYASLMAPIKNALKISKGEISTEELGIKKIDDYTLEITLENPTAYFLELADMFVPVRKDIIEEYGDTWVQTPESYIGNGPYKMTERVRDDKIVMQINTNYYDKDKLVAKNITVSMVADKNTALAALRNGQIHFSTLVPNQEIENLQEEGLIVMNQAYGTTFFEINLTNEAFKDSRVRRALALAIDRNYIVESVNKAGQIPAGAFVPPLISDYKGEFRANGGDYISVNTNDYQKNIEEAKKLMAEAGYPNGENYPVIEVLAANDGNIVMVEAIQQMWKNIGVDAVIVPREWSVILQSFRDLSYQMILSGWTGDYNDPMTMLELYLSYAPSNPGYNNPEYDKLIESSKYIVNPEERMKVLHDAEAILMYDMPIIPIHYRSNVLMVDKKLKDYKLDPLAKYRFHYSYLEK, from the coding sequence ATGATTAAAAAAAATATATTTATTATCATAATGCTTTCATTTATAGCATTATCTTGCTCTTCCAAACCATCTTCTAATGACAATAATTCTATAGTTATATCATTAGGAGGAGAAGTTGCTACTATAGACCCGCATCTTAATACTGCAAGTGCTGGTACTGTTTATATAAGACATTTTTTTGAAGGTCTTATGAAAAAGGATAAAGACGGAAATTTAGTTGGCGGAATGGCTGAAAACTACAAAATGAGCGAAGACGGACTTAGTTATATATTTTATTTAAGAACAAATGCAAAGTGGTCTGACGGAAAACCAGTAACAGCTGATGACTTTGTATACAGCTACAGAAGATTTGTAGACCCTAAAACGGCTGCTCCATATGCTTCTCTTATGGCCCCTATAAAAAATGCATTAAAAATATCTAAAGGAGAAATTAGTACAGAAGAATTAGGAATAAAAAAAATAGATGATTATACTTTAGAAATAACATTAGAAAATCCTACTGCATATTTTTTAGAGCTTGCTGATATGTTTGTGCCTGTAAGAAAAGACATTATAGAAGAATATGGAGATACTTGGGTTCAGACACCAGAAAGCTATATAGGAAATGGTCCTTATAAAATGACTGAAAGAGTAAGAGATGATAAAATAGTAATGCAAATTAATACCAACTATTATGATAAAGATAAATTAGTTGCTAAAAATATTACTGTTTCTATGGTAGCCGATAAAAATACTGCATTAGCCGCTTTAAGAAATGGACAAATACATTTCTCTACACTAGTGCCTAATCAGGAAATAGAAAATCTTCAAGAAGAAGGTTTAATAGTAATGAATCAGGCATATGGTACTACATTCTTTGAAATAAATCTTACTAATGAAGCATTTAAAGATTCAAGAGTAAGAAGAGCATTAGCACTTGCTATAGACAGAAACTATATAGTAGAATCAGTAAATAAAGCTGGACAAATACCTGCTGGAGCTTTTGTACCGCCTCTAATAAGCGATTATAAAGGAGAGTTCAGAGCAAACGGAGGTGATTATATAAGTGTTAATACAAATGACTATCAAAAAAATATAGAAGAGGCTAAAAAATTAATGGCTGAGGCTGGATATCCTAATGGTGAAAATTATCCTGTTATAGAAGTTTTAGCTGCTAATGATGGAAATATTGTTATGGTAGAAGCTATACAGCAGATGTGGAAAAATATTGGAGTTGATGCTGTTATAGTACCTAGAGAATGGTCTGTCATACTTCAGAGTTTCAGAGATTTAAGCTATCAGATGATTTTAAGCGGATGGACTGGTGATTATAATGATCCTATGACTATGCTTGAACTATATTTGAGCTATGCTCCAAGTAATCCCGGATACAATAATCCAGAATATGATAAACTTATAGAAAGCTCAAAATATATAGTTAATCCAGAGGAGAGAATGAAAGTTCTTCATGATGCTGAGGCTATACTTATGTATGATATGCCTATAATACCTATACATTACAGATCCAATGTTTTAATGGTTGATAAAAAACTTAAAGACTATAAATTAGATCCTTTAGCTAAATACAGATTTCATTATTCGTATTTAGAGAAATAA
- a CDS encoding peptide ABC transporter substrate-binding protein: protein MKNIFFFLLIITVIVSCNSHNEEIDPTRDIVINMGSEPATIDPTLNSIGVVSTYILHAFEGLTKTDPNNNIRAGMAESWDISKDGLTYIFHLRTNAKWSDGKPVTAYDFQYSWRRAVDPNINASYAYMMEIIKNAKDIRMGLMSITNLGAEAIDDYTLKVVLETPSMYFIDFLASTGIFVPLRKDIIEKYGDKWTLKPETYICNGQYKLSEIKENEKIVFEENPYYYDKNEIIAKRITFVSNSDAVKVIEQITNGQIHFSALEAPAYELEYLKNGGYIVPNNAIGTIYLELNITNEALTNKLVRQALSLAIDRKYIVNNIIKGSQTPAGAFVPPAVKGVRYSFRDESSNYIDTESYEKNIIKAKELMAQAGYPNGENYPALQLKVSPGMFYEVGEAIKKMWKDNLNINTDLQEEEFPATLLALTKKKYQIARMGWTGDYYDPMTMLDVMISYGGVNHSGFSNAKYDSLISEAKLSYDNKLRMENMKEAEAILLDEMPIIPLYYRSDSFIVYPYLRDLVLNPLGRHRFNYCYLEQTN from the coding sequence ATGAAAAATATTTTTTTCTTTTTATTAATTATTACTGTAATCGTTTCCTGCAATAGTCATAATGAAGAAATAGATCCCACAAGAGATATTGTCATTAATATGGGAAGTGAGCCTGCTACGATAGATCCTACACTAAACTCTATAGGTGTAGTAAGTACATACATACTGCATGCATTTGAAGGTTTAACAAAAACAGACCCTAACAATAATATAAGAGCTGGTATGGCAGAAAGCTGGGATATATCAAAAGACGGATTAACATATATATTTCATCTCAGAACAAATGCAAAATGGTCTGACGGAAAACCGGTAACTGCTTATGACTTTCAATACAGCTGGAGAAGGGCTGTAGACCCAAATATCAATGCATCATATGCCTATATGATGGAAATTATAAAAAATGCAAAAGATATAAGAATGGGACTTATGAGTATAACAAATTTAGGGGCGGAAGCTATAGATGATTATACATTAAAAGTAGTACTGGAAACTCCATCTATGTACTTCATAGATTTTCTGGCTTCTACCGGAATATTTGTGCCTTTGAGAAAGGATATTATAGAAAAATACGGAGATAAATGGACGCTGAAACCTGAAACATATATTTGCAATGGTCAATATAAATTAAGCGAAATAAAAGAAAATGAGAAAATAGTATTTGAAGAAAATCCTTACTACTATGATAAAAATGAAATAATAGCTAAGAGAATAACTTTTGTGTCAAATTCTGATGCTGTAAAAGTTATTGAACAAATTACTAACGGGCAAATACATTTTTCAGCATTAGAAGCACCTGCTTATGAGTTGGAATATCTCAAAAATGGAGGATATATTGTTCCAAATAATGCAATAGGAACTATATATCTTGAATTAAATATAACAAATGAAGCGTTAACAAATAAATTAGTAAGACAGGCATTATCGCTTGCTATAGACAGAAAATATATAGTTAATAATATAATAAAAGGATCTCAAACTCCTGCTGGTGCTTTTGTACCGCCTGCTGTAAAAGGTGTTAGATATTCTTTTAGAGATGAATCTTCTAATTATATAGATACAGAAAGCTACGAAAAAAATATTATAAAAGCTAAAGAATTAATGGCTCAGGCCGGATACCCTAACGGAGAAAACTATCCTGCTTTGCAGTTAAAAGTATCTCCCGGTATGTTTTATGAAGTTGGAGAAGCTATTAAAAAAATGTGGAAGGATAATTTAAATATCAATACTGACTTACAGGAAGAAGAGTTTCCAGCTACATTATTAGCTCTTACAAAGAAAAAATATCAAATTGCTAGAATGGGCTGGACTGGCGACTATTATGACCCTATGACAATGCTTGATGTTATGATAAGCTATGGAGGCGTTAATCACTCTGGTTTTTCAAATGCAAAATATGATAGTTTAATATCCGAAGCTAAGTTATCATATGATAATAAACTGAGAATGGAAAATATGAAAGAAGCTGAGGCTATACTTTTAGATGAAATGCCTATTATACCTCTATATTATAGATCAGATTCTTTTATAGTATATCCATATTTGAGAGATTTGGTATTAAATCCTTTAGGAAGACATAGATTTAATTACTGCTATTTGGAGCAGACTAATTAA
- a CDS encoding butyryl-CoA:acetate CoA-transferase yields MDFKKIYQEKLTTAEEAVKVVKSGDWVDYGWVVATPIELDKALAKRLPELKDLNFRGGILFWEPEIFKVPDAAKYMTWNSWHMSGLERKAIDKGFCFYDPIRYSEMPRYYRDLPRGIDVAMFQVSEMDENGYFSFGPNASHMQAMLERAKCVIVEVNKNMPRCLGAANIGGEAIHINQVDMIVEGNNPPIVEMGGGGAATEVDKTVAKLIVEEIPNGACLQLGIGGMPNAVGSLIAQSDLKDLGVHTEMYVDAFVDISLAGKITGSKKNIDKGRQTYAFGAGTKKLYDYIHNNPECLSAPVDYTNDVRVISSIDNFMSINNAVEIDLFGQVSAESTGFKHISGAGGQLDFVLGAYLSKGGKSFICLSSTVKGKDGQLQSRIVPSFANGTIVTDTRANTHYVVTEYGKVNLKGLTTWQRAEALISIAHPDFRDSLIKDAEKAKIWRKSNK; encoded by the coding sequence ATGGATTTTAAAAAGATTTATCAAGAAAAATTAACTACAGCAGAAGAGGCTGTAAAAGTTGTAAAATCAGGTGATTGGGTTGACTATGGCTGGGTAGTTGCTACTCCAATAGAATTGGACAAAGCCTTAGCTAAAAGACTTCCGGAATTAAAAGACCTTAATTTCAGAGGCGGAATATTATTTTGGGAGCCTGAAATATTCAAAGTTCCAGATGCTGCTAAATATATGACATGGAACTCATGGCATATGTCCGGATTAGAAAGAAAAGCAATAGACAAAGGTTTCTGTTTCTATGATCCTATACGTTATTCAGAAATGCCAAGATATTACAGAGATTTGCCAAGAGGCATAGATGTAGCAATGTTCCAAGTATCAGAAATGGATGAAAACGGATATTTCAGTTTCGGTCCTAATGCTTCACATATGCAGGCTATGTTAGAAAGAGCTAAATGCGTTATTGTAGAAGTTAATAAAAATATGCCAAGATGTTTAGGTGCTGCCAATATAGGCGGAGAAGCAATTCATATTAATCAGGTTGATATGATAGTAGAAGGAAATAATCCTCCTATAGTAGAGATGGGCGGCGGCGGAGCAGCTACAGAAGTAGATAAAACAGTAGCTAAACTTATAGTAGAAGAGATACCAAACGGTGCTTGTTTACAATTAGGTATAGGCGGTATGCCTAATGCAGTTGGTTCATTAATAGCACAGTCTGATTTAAAAGATTTGGGTGTTCATACAGAAATGTACGTTGATGCTTTTGTTGATATATCTTTAGCTGGAAAAATAACAGGTTCTAAAAAGAATATAGACAAAGGCAGACAAACTTATGCATTCGGTGCTGGTACTAAAAAACTTTATGATTATATACATAATAACCCAGAATGTTTATCAGCTCCAGTAGATTATACTAATGATGTAAGAGTAATATCTTCTATAGATAACTTTATGTCAATCAATAATGCTGTTGAAATAGACTTATTCGGACAAGTTAGTGCTGAATCAACAGGATTCAAACATATAAGCGGAGCAGGCGGACAATTAGACTTCGTATTAGGTGCTTATTTATCTAAAGGCGGTAAGAGCTTTATATGTTTGTCTTCAACAGTAAAAGGTAAAGACGGACAATTACAATCAAGAATAGTTCCTAGCTTTGCTAATGGTACTATTGTAACAGATACTAGAGCTAATACTCATTATGTAGTAACAGAATATGGAAAAGTTAATTTGAAAGGATTAACTACTTGGCAAAGAGCAGAAGCTTTAATATCTATAGCACACCCTGATTTTAGAGATTCTTTAATAAAAGATGCAGAAAAAGCTAAAATTTGGAGAAAAAGCAATAAATAA
- a CDS encoding acyl-CoA dehydrogenase family protein gives MFKTTEKHEELRAKIRAWAEEVVTPIAHEHDQTGKFPTEAVKQLGKAKLDIMGLPFETKYGGAGFDNIAYAIAVEELSRVDGSMGVILSAHCSLGSYPIYAFGTEEQKKKYLTPLAEGKKIGAFGLTEPEAGSDAGGTETTAELKGDHYILNGEKIFITNSIEAETYVVFAVTTPGIGTRGISAFIVEKGWEGFEFGEKYDKLGIRASATAQLLFDNVKVPKENLLGKEGQGFKIAMQTLDGGRIGIAAQALGIAQGAYEAAVAYSKERIQFGRPIAQQQAIAFKLADMATKLRAARLLIYSAAAKKDRHEPYGTESAMAKLYASEIGLEVVNQALQIHGGNGYIKGAYIVERAYRDAKICTIYEGTSEIQKVVIAASILGKMPKSGGGAAAAGPMVKKGPITGERRNIIFKEGSAQDKVDALVAALKKDGIDFSVGIDINTPIINAERVVSAGKGIGDKGNMKLVEDLAKAAGAAIGCSRPVAEELKYLPIIRYVGMSGQKFNGNLYIACGISGANQHLKGIKNASIIVAINTKASAKIFKNADYGIVGDVKEILPLLTKALDTGAKKPAEVPYKKMKKITPKKTIEIPKIYVCSGCGYEYNPFIGDPESEIAPGTDFTALPEEWVCPECSEEKANFIKA, from the coding sequence ATGTTTAAAACAACAGAAAAACATGAAGAACTTCGTGCCAAAATAAGAGCTTGGGCTGAAGAAGTAGTAACTCCAATAGCTCATGAGCACGACCAAACAGGTAAATTTCCAACAGAAGCTGTTAAACAATTAGGTAAAGCTAAATTAGATATTATGGGCTTACCTTTTGAAACAAAATATGGCGGAGCAGGATTTGACAATATTGCTTATGCTATAGCTGTAGAAGAACTTTCAAGAGTAGACGGCAGTATGGGTGTAATTTTATCAGCTCACTGTTCTTTAGGAAGTTATCCTATCTATGCTTTCGGTACAGAAGAGCAGAAGAAAAAATATTTAACTCCGCTTGCTGAAGGTAAAAAAATAGGTGCTTTCGGTTTAACTGAGCCAGAAGCAGGTTCTGATGCAGGCGGTACAGAAACTACTGCAGAATTAAAAGGTGATCATTATATATTAAATGGTGAAAAAATCTTCATCACTAACTCTATTGAAGCTGAAACTTATGTAGTATTTGCTGTTACTACACCTGGTATTGGTACTAGAGGAATCAGTGCTTTCATCGTTGAAAAAGGCTGGGAAGGATTTGAGTTCGGTGAAAAATACGACAAATTAGGTATACGTGCTTCTGCTACAGCTCAATTACTTTTCGATAACGTAAAAGTTCCTAAAGAAAACTTACTTGGTAAAGAAGGACAAGGCTTCAAAATTGCTATGCAGACTCTTGACGGAGGACGTATTGGTATTGCTGCTCAAGCATTAGGTATTGCTCAAGGAGCTTATGAAGCTGCTGTTGCTTATTCTAAAGAAAGAATACAGTTCGGACGTCCTATCGCTCAGCAGCAAGCTATTGCTTTCAAACTTGCTGATATGGCTACTAAATTACGTGCTGCTAGACTTCTTATCTACAGTGCTGCTGCTAAAAAAGACAGACATGAACCTTATGGTACTGAATCTGCTATGGCTAAATTATATGCTTCTGAAATAGGTTTGGAAGTTGTAAACCAAGCTCTTCAAATCCATGGTGGTAATGGTTATATTAAAGGTGCTTATATAGTAGAAAGAGCTTACCGTGATGCTAAAATTTGTACTATTTATGAAGGTACAAGTGAAATTCAAAAAGTGGTTATTGCTGCTTCTATACTTGGTAAAATGCCTAAATCTGGCGGCGGTGCTGCTGCAGCTGGTCCTATGGTTAAAAAAGGTCCTATCACTGGTGAAAGAAGAAATATCATCTTCAAAGAAGGTTCAGCTCAAGATAAAGTTGACGCTTTAGTAGCTGCACTTAAAAAAGACGGAATTGACTTCTCTGTTGGTATAGATATTAACACTCCTATAATCAATGCTGAAAGAGTTGTTTCTGCTGGTAAAGGTATTGGTGATAAAGGAAATATGAAACTTGTTGAAGATTTGGCTAAAGCTGCTGGTGCTGCTATAGGTTGTTCACGCCCTGTTGCTGAAGAATTAAAATACTTACCTATCATCAGATACGTTGGTATGTCTGGTCAAAAATTCAATGGTAACTTATATATAGCTTGCGGTATTTCTGGTGCTAACCAACACTTGAAAGGTATCAAAAACGCTTCTATAATAGTTGCTATAAACACTAAAGCTTCTGCTAAAATATTCAAAAATGCTGACTATGGTATAGTTGGAGATGTTAAAGAAATTCTTCCATTACTTACTAAAGCTCTTGATACAGGTGCTAAAAAACCTGCAGAAGTTCCATACAAAAAAATGAAAAAGATTACTCCTAAGAAAACAATCGAAATACCTAAAATCTATGTATGCAGCGGTTGTGGTTATGAGTATAATCCATTCATTGGTGATCCAGAATCAGAAATAGCTCCAGGTACAGACTTTACAGCTCTTCCTGAAGAATGGGTATGTCCTGAATGTAGTGAAGAAAAAGCTAACTTCATTAAGGCTTAA
- a CDS encoding FprA family A-type flavoprotein, with amino-acid sequence MHCVRKVTEDLYWVGANEHRLALFENVHPLTKGVSYNSYVLLDEKTVLFDTVDWAVCRQFLDNLEYVLNGKKLDYMVINHMEPDHAASIDEVLIRHPETKVIATEKAFMFMDQFGFTIPDDKKIQVKEGDTQKFGKHEILFVAAQMVHWPEAMVSFDTTNGVLFSADAFGSFIALDGKLFNDEVNFDRDWLDEARRYYTNIVGKYGPHVQNLLKKAGGIIDKIKMFCPLHGPVWRNNLGYILDKYNKWSTYEPEEKGVLIVYASMYGNTENLVGVLACKLAEKGVTNIVMHDVSSTDVSYLISDTFKLSHIVLASVTYNLNIYPPMHNYLDDMRALNVQKRKFAIIENGSWAPKSGTLMQEFIEANLKQCEILDAQVSITSSMKAANVGEMDALVDAIAESIKK; translated from the coding sequence ATGCATTGCGTTAGAAAAGTTACTGAAGATTTATATTGGGTTGGAGCTAATGAACACCGCTTGGCTCTATTTGAAAATGTTCACCCTTTGACTAAAGGTGTTTCTTATAACTCTTATGTTCTTTTAGATGAAAAAACAGTTCTTTTTGATACAGTTGACTGGGCTGTTTGCAGACAATTCTTAGATAACTTAGAATATGTTTTAAATGGTAAAAAACTTGACTATATGGTTATCAACCACATGGAACCAGATCATGCTGCTTCTATAGACGAAGTTTTAATAAGACACCCTGAAACTAAAGTTATTGCTACTGAAAAAGCATTCATGTTTATGGATCAGTTCGGATTTACTATTCCAGACGATAAAAAAATACAAGTAAAAGAAGGCGATACTCAAAAATTCGGCAAACACGAAATACTTTTCGTTGCTGCTCAAATGGTACACTGGCCTGAAGCTATGGTTAGTTTTGATACTACTAATGGTGTATTATTCTCTGCTGACGCTTTCGGTTCTTTCATCGCTTTAGACGGAAAACTATTCAATGACGAAGTTAACTTCGACAGAGATTGGTTAGATGAAGCTAGAAGATACTATACTAACATCGTTGGTAAATATGGTCCTCATGTACAAAACTTACTTAAAAAAGCTGGCGGAATCATTGATAAAATTAAAATGTTCTGTCCTTTACATGGACCTGTTTGGAGAAACAATCTTGGATATATCCTTGATAAATACAACAAATGGAGTACATATGAACCTGAAGAAAAAGGTGTATTAATTGTATATGCTTCTATGTATGGTAATACTGAAAATTTGGTTGGCGTTTTAGCTTGCAAATTAGCTGAAAAAGGTGTTACAAACATCGTTATGCATGACGTATCAAGCACCGATGTTTCTTACTTGATTTCTGATACTTTCAAATTGAGCCATATTGTATTAGCTTCTGTTACTTACAACCTAAATATTTATCCGCCTATGCATAACTATTTAGATGATATGAGAGCTCTTAACGTTCAAAAACGTAAATTTGCTATCATTGAAAATGGTTCTTGGGCTCCTAAATCAGGTACTTTAATGCAAGAGTTCATTGAAGCTAACTTAAAACAATGTGAGATTTTAGATGCTCAGGTTTCTATTACTTCTTCTATGAAAGCTGCTAACGTTGGAGAAATGGATGCTTTAGTTGATGCTATAGCTGAATCTATTAAAAAATAA